In Deltaproteobacteria bacterium, one DNA window encodes the following:
- a CDS encoding PIN domain-containing protein: MEEEYYYLDTSAYLGILLGEEKADLIRNFLQEKKLCSNVLMFIEAERNLVLMSREKDMSSNFYESCSQRLHQDVESFVLKDLSLDLALNRVYPPLKTPRTLDLIHLRTALWFQQNYELKAFVTLDRHQEAAAVELNLPLLKE; the protein is encoded by the coding sequence TTGGAAGAGGAATATTATTACTTGGACACTTCTGCCTACTTGGGGATTTTATTGGGTGAAGAAAAGGCAGACTTGATCCGCAACTTTTTACAAGAAAAGAAATTGTGTTCTAATGTTTTAATGTTTATCGAGGCAGAAAGAAATCTTGTGTTGATGTCTCGTGAAAAAGACATGAGTTCGAATTTTTATGAATCTTGTTCACAGCGTCTTCATCAAGATGTGGAATCTTTTGTTCTAAAAGATTTGAGTTTGGATTTGGCTTTGAATCGTGTGTATCCTCCCCTGAAGACCCCTCGTACATTAGATTTAATTCATTTGAGAACAGCGTTGTGGTTTCAGCAAAATTATGAACTGAAGGCTTTTGTTACCTTGGATCGGCACCAGGAAGCTGCGGCAGTAGAGTTAAACTTACCGTTACTCAAAGAGTGA
- a CDS encoding UDP-N-acetylmuramate--L-alanine ligase, which produces MFQKFQHIHFIGIGGIGMSGIAEVLLTLGYKISGSDLKKGPTTQHLAKKGARISLGHKAANVEGAHVVVISSAVRPSNPELIAAQEKGIPVIPRAEMLAELMRLKYAIAVAGSHGKTTTTSLVAHILYKAGMDPTMVIGGRVKSFRSNAKLGKGEFLVAEADESDGSFLKLSPIIAIITNIDPEHLDHYQSFAELKKSFVEFANKVPFYGAVVACADHPTVKEILPGIKKKVLTYGLQDTADFYARAIDQQGMQSCFEVFHRGVLLGKVWSRLAGLHNVYNALAAIAVAHQLDIPFKKISRGLDTFQGIERRLESLFKGKEVLVFDDYGHHPEEIKATLSALRLAFPKRRLVTLFQPHRYTRTRDLFQEFQGAFGNTDLLLLTEIYAAGEDPIDGISGANLANAVKATRPENGVCFSNNLEILLKEATQQLQPGDVIVTLGAGDIVKVGKKLAQFLKKKEKQI; this is translated from the coding sequence ATGTTTCAAAAATTTCAACACATTCATTTTATTGGTATTGGCGGCATTGGCATGAGCGGCATTGCCGAGGTGCTGCTCACTTTGGGCTATAAAATTTCAGGTTCGGATTTAAAGAAAGGCCCCACCACTCAGCATCTGGCTAAAAAAGGCGCCAGAATTTCTTTGGGGCATAAAGCGGCTAACGTAGAAGGGGCACATGTTGTCGTCATCTCTTCTGCGGTTCGGCCTAGTAATCCCGAGCTTATTGCCGCCCAGGAGAAAGGCATTCCCGTTATCCCACGAGCGGAGATGTTGGCCGAACTCATGCGTCTTAAATACGCCATCGCGGTGGCGGGCAGTCACGGAAAAACCACCACCACTTCTTTGGTGGCGCACATCCTCTATAAGGCGGGAATGGATCCCACGATGGTGATTGGTGGGCGTGTAAAATCTTTTCGAAGCAACGCTAAATTAGGCAAAGGCGAGTTTTTGGTGGCCGAGGCCGATGAATCCGACGGTTCCTTTTTAAAACTCAGTCCCATCATTGCGATTATTACCAATATCGACCCGGAACATCTCGACCATTATCAAAGTTTTGCGGAACTCAAGAAATCCTTCGTGGAGTTTGCCAATAAAGTCCCTTTTTACGGGGCCGTAGTTGCGTGTGCCGATCATCCGACGGTGAAAGAAATTTTGCCGGGTATCAAAAAGAAGGTGCTGACTTATGGCCTGCAAGACACAGCAGATTTTTATGCACGGGCGATTGATCAACAAGGGATGCAAAGTTGTTTTGAGGTATTCCACCGTGGAGTTTTGTTAGGGAAGGTTTGGTCCAGGCTGGCGGGGCTACACAATGTGTACAACGCTTTGGCAGCCATTGCTGTGGCTCATCAGCTGGATATCCCATTTAAAAAAATCAGCCGAGGACTGGATACTTTTCAGGGCATTGAACGGCGTCTGGAATCTTTATTCAAGGGGAAAGAGGTGCTGGTGTTTGATGACTATGGTCACCATCCCGAAGAAATCAAGGCCACGCTATCGGCCTTGCGCCTTGCTTTCCCAAAGCGGCGATTGGTAACACTCTTTCAGCCTCATCGTTATACACGCACGCGAGACCTGTTTCAGGAATTCCAGGGGGCCTTTGGAAACACAGATCTGCTGTTGCTCACCGAAATTTATGCTGCAGGCGAAGACCCTATTGACGGCATTAGTGGTGCGAATTTGGCGAATGCCGTGAAGGCGACACGCCCTGAAAATGGAGTCTGTTTTTCCAACAACCTCGAAATTCTGCTGAAAGAAGCAACGCAGCAACTCCAGCCTGGTGATGTGATTGTTACCCTGGGTGCGGGTGATATTGTGAAAGTCGGAAAAAAATTGGCTCAGTTTTTAAAGAAGAAAGAGAAACAGATTTAG
- the murG gene encoding undecaprenyldiphospho-muramoylpentapeptide beta-N-acetylglucosaminyltransferase codes for MKILFAGGGTGGHLFTGIALAERLTSEDEVLFVGTSYGLENEIVPRAGYRLEKIEVKPLKGKGLKARLKALFEVPASLFQSYKLLRKERPQLVIGIGGYASGPVILMARFMGIKTAIVEQNSMPGFSNRILGKFVHRVFIAFEQARDFFSPSKTLLTGNPVRKAFLMPPLPLSPSPLFLSFTLLILGGSQGAHSVNEAMVEAAVILNSNSELPQIRIIHQTGKLDFEKVKEAYAQKGISAEVFEFIQNPKEYYSQADLVISRSGAGSVSELQILGKASILIPYPYATDDHQRFNAMELVDKGAARLILNPNLNGGRLASEILELMKHPEKIQGMSEAAQRLAKPQAAEKILEECRKILEKST; via the coding sequence ATGAAAATCCTCTTTGCCGGTGGTGGCACCGGTGGGCATTTATTTACAGGCATTGCCTTGGCGGAGCGTTTGACTTCCGAAGATGAGGTGCTGTTTGTCGGTACTTCTTATGGGCTCGAAAACGAGATTGTTCCTCGAGCGGGTTACCGTTTGGAGAAAATCGAGGTGAAGCCTCTCAAGGGGAAGGGCCTCAAGGCCCGTCTCAAGGCCTTGTTTGAGGTCCCCGCGTCACTGTTTCAATCTTATAAACTACTGCGCAAAGAAAGGCCCCAATTGGTGATTGGTATTGGTGGTTACGCCTCCGGTCCTGTGATCCTAATGGCGCGATTTATGGGGATTAAAACGGCGATTGTCGAACAGAACTCCATGCCGGGTTTTTCAAATCGAATTTTGGGAAAGTTTGTACATCGGGTATTCATTGCCTTTGAGCAGGCGAGAGATTTTTTTTCGCCCTCAAAGACTCTTTTGACGGGAAATCCGGTACGGAAGGCGTTTTTGATGCCCCCTCTCCCCCTCTCCCCCTCTCCCCTCTTCCTGTCCTTCACTCTCCTCATCCTGGGCGGATCCCAAGGGGCCCATTCTGTCAACGAAGCCATGGTGGAAGCGGCAGTGATTTTAAATTCCAATTCTGAACTTCCTCAAATCCGCATTATTCATCAAACCGGTAAGTTGGATTTCGAAAAGGTAAAAGAGGCCTATGCTCAAAAAGGGATCTCCGCCGAGGTGTTTGAGTTTATCCAGAATCCGAAAGAGTATTATAGCCAAGCCGATCTGGTCATTTCCCGTTCCGGTGCCGGCAGCGTGAGTGAGCTTCAAATTCTGGGAAAGGCCTCCATCCTTATTCCTTATCCTTACGCGACAGATGACCATCAGCGCTTCAATGCCATGGAATTGGTGGACAAAGGGGCCGCCCGATTGATTTTGAATCCGAATTTAAACGGGGGGCGCTTGGCAAGTGAAATTCTGGAGTTGATGAAACACCCCGAGAAAATCCAAGGCATGTCGGAGGCCGCTCAAAGGCTGGCAAAACCACAGGCGGCTGAAAAAATTTTGGAAGAGTGTAGAAAAATACTTGAAAAAAGCACCTAA